AAAGAGCCTGAAAAGGCGTAAAATTTTTAGCAAGAAAGGAGTGGTAAAGATGGATAGTACCGGTAGTTTCTTTGAATTTTCTGATCTACCACCATAATGATTGAAAGGAGGAACAAAATTGAAGGTTGAAGTAAAAGTCGATATAAAAAAATTAATAAACGAAAAAGAGTTTAAACTTCTAAAAGAGTTGTTAAAAGAACAAGAACCCGCAAGAATTGTAGAGATGATTGAAGAATTACCACAGGATGAAAAAATTGTTGTTTTCAGATTTTTGCCTAAAGACACAGCAGCAGAAGTATTTTCTCATTTAGAAAAAGACGATCAAATGGAATTACTTTCTCTCTTTAAAGAAGATAAGTTGAAAGAAATAATAGAAAATATGGAACCTGATGATAGAGCTGATCTTTTAGAAGAACTTCCTGCTAACGTAGTTAAACGTTTACTTGCCCATCTTTCTAATGAAGAGAGACAAAATACGCTTACTCTTTTGAATTATCCTGAATATTCTGCAGGAAGGATAATGAACCCGAATTTTTTGGATCTTAAAGAAAATATGACTGTGAAAGAGGCGCTTCAACATATTAAGGTTGAAGGAAATAAAAAAGAGACTATCTACACTTTGTTTGTGATAGATAACACTAGAAAATTAAAAGGGACAGTAGAATTAAAAGATTTGATTTTTTCGGAAGAAGATGAATTCATAAAAAATATTATGAATGAAAATCCAATCTATTCAACAGTTTACGATGATGAAGAAGAAGTTGCAAGGATCATGCAAGATTATGATCTTTTAGCTATTCCGGTTACAGATAGTGAAAAAAGGTTGGTCGGAATAATAACAATTGACGATATTGTGGATGTTTTAGAAGAATCAGCTACAGAAGATATCCAAAAAATGGCGGCGGTAGGAGTAACAGAAACTTCTTATTTCCATACTTCCATCTGGGCGCTTATAAAAAGCAGGGTAATCTGGCTTGGTGCCTTATTACTTTTTGAGAGTATTGCCGTCTTTGTAATTGAAGGATTTTCAGATGTTTTACAGAAAATTACTGTATTAGCGGCATTTATGCCAACTATTAACGCTATAGGAGGAAATACTGGGAGTCAAATGTCCGCTATAGTAATTAGATCAATGGCAGTTGGAGATATTGAAGAGGATGATTTTAAAAAAGTTTTAAGTAAAGAGTTGTTTTCTGGTATAATTTTAGGTATAATTTTGGGAATAATCATGTTTTTAAGATCAATTGTTAATACTCGAGAACCTTTAATTATGTTGAGTTTATCTTTGTCTATAATTATAGTAGTAATGATTTCAAATCTTTTAGGAGCCATCCTACCTTTTTTTGCAAAAAAAATACATTTAGATCCAGCCTTGATCTCTGGCCCTTTTATTTCAACTTTGATGGATATACTAAGTATGTTTTTCTATTTTTCTATTTCGGCATTACTTCTTAAAGATTTGTTGTGAAAAACAGACAATAAGCAAATGAATAAATTGAAATTTGATGGAAGGAACTGATATAATGAACGAAATGGATATTCAAGAGATCACCAAAAAAATTAAAGAATTACCTACGCCTGATTTTATTGTACAAAGAATTATAAACATAGCCAACGATCCCTATGCTGATATAAATGACTTGCATAATATGATCGTTCAATCTCCTGCTTTAACTGCAAAGATTTTAAGACTATCTAATTCGGCTTATTATGCACTACCTAAGAGAGTAACGAAACTAACACAAGCGATAAATCTACTCGGGTTCAAAACGGTAAGGAATTTAGCTTTAAGTATTTTTACCGTCGAGAATTATTTTTCTCAAGAAATACCTTTTTTCAATACACAGCATTTTTGGGTTCACTTGATCTCAACTGGAGTGGCCTCAGAACTTTTAGCAAAATATCTTAATTCCCCTGATAAAGAAGAAGCCTTTATGTGTGGCGTTTTACATGATCTTAGTAAGGTAGTGATGGCACATATTATGCCTGAAGTTTTTGAGATGGTCATTAAAGTTGCTCAACACGAAAAAATTTCTTTTTTTCAGGCGGAAAATATGTTATCAACTTATTCGCATCAACAGATTGGGAGGAAGCTTTTTAAAAATTGGAATATGTCAGACTTAGTCATAGAAACCGCTACATACCATGATAATCCTTTAGAGTCTAGTAATGAAGAAGCAAGAAAATTATTGTATATTGTAAATGTTGCGAATATAACTACTAATTCATATTTTTATGGCTATTCAGGATGCTTCGATATTCCTGAGGTTGATTTAAAGGTTTGGAACTTTTTGGGATTAAATTATAATAAATATTCCAGTTATTTTGAAGAATTCAAAGATATAATTAAAAGGTCTCCTGAGTTTACGAATATGAAAGAAGTGTTCGATGATATGGAGGTGACATCTGATGGCTCAGTATAGAAGAGAAATGCTTGAGTCTGAAATGAAAAAATTAATTACCCAAGGTTTTTCTCAATTAAAGGATCCTAGATTAAAAGACAAATTTATTGATATAAATATGGTACGTCTATCAAAAGATAAATCTTATTTAGATGTATATGTATCATCCCTCGATGAAGATGTTGATGCTATTATCGAAATTCTAAACAACGCAAAGGGTATGTTTAGAACTCTTATCGCAAAAAATATTAAAATGTTCAAAGCCCCCGAAGTAAGGTTCCATAAAGACGAAGGTATTGAAGCAAGTATAAGAATAAATAAACTAATAGAGAAAATAGAGAAAAACGAGGAGAGTAAATGAAAAGTGGCTTTTTAGTAATCAACAAACCAAAGGGTATTACTTCCCATGACGTTGTCTCAATAATCAGAAAAAAACTTGGAATTAGAAAGGTTGGTCATGCTGGTACTCTTGATCCCTTTGCTACTGGGGTACTAGTTGTAGGAATAAATAAAGCTACAAGACTATTAGAATTTTTTCAGACCGAAAAAAAGACATACTATGTAAAAGCTGAATTGGGGATCGTTACAGATACTTTTGATATAGAAGGAAAAGTACAAGAAAAGAACGAAGTTACTCAGCAACACATCTCTAATTTGAAAGACATATGTTTTTCATTTGTGGGGGAATATTTGCAAGTTCCTCCTGCATATTCAGCCAAAAAATATAAAGGTAAAAAGCTTTATGAATATGCGCGTGAAGGTAAAATAATTAATCTTCCTCCAAAAAAAGTAAAAATATATCAGCTTTCAAATTTTTCACAAGAAGGACAAGAATTTAGTTTTAATGTAGAAGTAAGTTCTGGAACTTATATAAGATCATTAATCATGGATATAGGATATGCTTTAGGATGTGGAGCTGTTACCAAAGAACTTTGTAGAATAAAGAGTGGTAAGTTTGAATTAAAAGATAGTATTCTGTTAGAAGAAGTTTCGTTGGAAAAAATGTTAAAAATGGATGAGGCTTTAGATCTCCCTTACGTTAAGATTAATAACGGTCAACAAGTCATTAAAGGGTACCAAATTTATAAAGATAATATTTTAGAATTTTCTAATTTCAACAAAAATGATTACGTTAAAATATACGATGAAAAAGGGTATTTTTTAGGAATAGGTAAAGCTGAAAAAAAATCAGCATTTTTAAAAACTCTCTTTAAAGAAGAAGAAAGAAACGATAGAATAGTAAAAATAAATAAAATTCTGTACGAGGTGACATAAAATTGTACGCACTCACAATCGGAATCTTTGATGGTGTACATAAAGGCCATCAATATATATTGAAAAATACTCTCCAACTTGCAAATAATTTACGGTTTGACCCCTTGGTTTTGATGTTTAGATATCCTCCTGAAAAGTATATTGGAGGTTTTGAAGGCCTTATCCTTCCTAGTTGGAGAAGAAAACAAATCTGCGAAGATTTGGGATTTAAGGTTGAAGTAAAAGATTTAGAAGAAGTATGGGGATTACCCCATGAACAATATCTTGAGGAATTGATGAAAAAGGGTGTAAAAGCAATAGTGTGCGGTGAAGATTTCACCTTTGGGAAAGATGCTTTAGGCGATGTGGAATATTTACAAGCTGTTAGTCAAAGCAAAGGTTTGGTGGTCAAAGTACTGAAAGATTTAAAAAGTCAAGGAAACAGGGTTAGTTCTTCCGCAATAAAAAGAGAGCTAAAATCAGGTAATATTAAGACGGCAAATGAAATGCTTGGAAGGCCTTGGACTCTGGAAGGTACAGTCTATGAAGATAGGCATCTAGGGTTTAAACTTGGCTTTCCAACTGCAAATATTAACGTTTGGGAAAAAGAGAAAATCATATTACCAAAGTTTGGTGTTTACATTGTAAAAGGATATGTAAAGGGACGAGCAGGTTTCTTGTGGGGTTTAATGAATGTCGGTTTAAGGCCAACTTTTAACGAATATAAAAAAATCCCGAAAGTTGAAGTTTATTTTTTGGATTTTTTTGGTGATCTATATGGTGATTATATTGTTTTAGATGTAATTGATTTTTTGCGGGACGAGGTAAAATTTAAAAATGAAAGAGAATTAATTGCTGCTATGGAGAAAGATGAAGATCAAGCTAGAAAGATTATACAGAAACATTATATATAGAAGGGAGATGAACTGTTTTGCCTACTTGGGATTTAACGTTTTTTTATTCTTCACCCAAGGACTCACAAATTAATGAAGATTTCGAAGAAAGCTTGAGAAAAATCAAAAAGTTACAGCAGCAATATTATGACAAACTATCTGACCCTTCTTTGACGCCAAGTGAGTTGAAAAATTTCTTCCAAGAGTTTGAGAAAATTTTAAAAATGCATAATTTTACTTACCAGTATTGTCACTTACTTTATGATTCCAACACCCAAGATGAAACTGCTCAAAAACTCTATGCCAAGGCTAAAGATTACGATTCAAAGATAGAAATGGAATCATCCTTTTGGAAGCCGAGGTTATTGAAGCAAAGTGAAGAGAAATTAAATGAATTGATGCATGACCAGGAATTGAAAGATTACACTCATGTGATTCAACGGCTTATTAAATCAAAAAATCATAT
The nucleotide sequence above comes from Petrotoga miotherma DSM 10691. Encoded proteins:
- the rbfA gene encoding 30S ribosome-binding factor RbfA, which produces MAQYRREMLESEMKKLITQGFSQLKDPRLKDKFIDINMVRLSKDKSYLDVYVSSLDEDVDAIIEILNNAKGMFRTLIAKNIKMFKAPEVRFHKDEGIEASIRINKLIEKIEKNEESK
- the ribF gene encoding riboflavin biosynthesis protein RibF — encoded protein: MYALTIGIFDGVHKGHQYILKNTLQLANNLRFDPLVLMFRYPPEKYIGGFEGLILPSWRRKQICEDLGFKVEVKDLEEVWGLPHEQYLEELMKKGVKAIVCGEDFTFGKDALGDVEYLQAVSQSKGLVVKVLKDLKSQGNRVSSSAIKRELKSGNIKTANEMLGRPWTLEGTVYEDRHLGFKLGFPTANINVWEKEKIILPKFGVYIVKGYVKGRAGFLWGLMNVGLRPTFNEYKKIPKVEVYFLDFFGDLYGDYIVLDVIDFLRDEVKFKNERELIAAMEKDEDQARKIIQKHYI
- the truB gene encoding tRNA pseudouridine(55) synthase TruB, with the translated sequence MKSGFLVINKPKGITSHDVVSIIRKKLGIRKVGHAGTLDPFATGVLVVGINKATRLLEFFQTEKKTYYVKAELGIVTDTFDIEGKVQEKNEVTQQHISNLKDICFSFVGEYLQVPPAYSAKKYKGKKLYEYAREGKIINLPPKKVKIYQLSNFSQEGQEFSFNVEVSSGTYIRSLIMDIGYALGCGAVTKELCRIKSGKFELKDSILLEEVSLEKMLKMDEALDLPYVKINNGQQVIKGYQIYKDNILEFSNFNKNDYVKIYDEKGYFLGIGKAEKKSAFLKTLFKEEERNDRIVKINKILYEVT
- a CDS encoding HDOD domain-containing protein — encoded protein: MNEMDIQEITKKIKELPTPDFIVQRIINIANDPYADINDLHNMIVQSPALTAKILRLSNSAYYALPKRVTKLTQAINLLGFKTVRNLALSIFTVENYFSQEIPFFNTQHFWVHLISTGVASELLAKYLNSPDKEEAFMCGVLHDLSKVVMAHIMPEVFEMVIKVAQHEKISFFQAENMLSTYSHQQIGRKLFKNWNMSDLVIETATYHDNPLESSNEEARKLLYIVNVANITTNSYFYGYSGCFDIPEVDLKVWNFLGLNYNKYSSYFEEFKDIIKRSPEFTNMKEVFDDMEVTSDGSV
- the mgtE gene encoding magnesium transporter, translated to MKVEVKVDIKKLINEKEFKLLKELLKEQEPARIVEMIEELPQDEKIVVFRFLPKDTAAEVFSHLEKDDQMELLSLFKEDKLKEIIENMEPDDRADLLEELPANVVKRLLAHLSNEERQNTLTLLNYPEYSAGRIMNPNFLDLKENMTVKEALQHIKVEGNKKETIYTLFVIDNTRKLKGTVELKDLIFSEEDEFIKNIMNENPIYSTVYDDEEEVARIMQDYDLLAIPVTDSEKRLVGIITIDDIVDVLEESATEDIQKMAAVGVTETSYFHTSIWALIKSRVIWLGALLLFESIAVFVIEGFSDVLQKITVLAAFMPTINAIGGNTGSQMSAIVIRSMAVGDIEEDDFKKVLSKELFSGIILGIILGIIMFLRSIVNTREPLIMLSLSLSIIIVVMISNLLGAILPFFAKKIHLDPALISGPFISTLMDILSMFFYFSISALLLKDLL